One part of the Mangrovibacillus cuniculi genome encodes these proteins:
- the ctaG gene encoding cytochrome c oxidase assembly factor CtaG, translating to MPINIFGFVALWSPYLLAATIITYLGTMFYLTKKNKLDSERYPISIKHIIYLTLTFALFYIVKGSPIDLLGHITFTMHMTQMGLFYLLLPPLLIVSFPNWWWKQLLQIPILSQLFHFFTKPLIALIVFNGMFSFYHIPLIFDAVKVDATLHTIYTVVLFFFAICMWWPLVNKLEDEYQLHGLKKIGYIFADGILLTPACALIIFASSGLYLTYSDPQMWLDAMALCVPAGVLDGLSITGPELFHSMGIVEDQRTGGVIMKVLQEIIYGVVLGQVFFAWAKKEREKDEVYPDQLA from the coding sequence ATGCCTATTAATATATTTGGCTTTGTTGCGCTCTGGAGTCCTTACTTATTAGCAGCAACGATTATTACATATTTAGGTACTATGTTTTACTTAACAAAGAAGAACAAACTTGATTCAGAACGGTACCCTATATCAATAAAACATATCATCTACTTAACTTTAACTTTTGCACTTTTCTATATTGTCAAAGGTTCTCCTATTGATTTATTAGGTCATATAACGTTCACCATGCATATGACTCAAATGGGATTATTTTATTTATTACTGCCGCCACTGCTTATCGTATCTTTCCCTAATTGGTGGTGGAAACAGCTATTACAAATCCCCATATTGTCTCAATTGTTTCATTTTTTTACGAAACCTTTGATTGCGCTAATAGTATTTAATGGAATGTTTTCTTTTTACCATATTCCATTAATCTTTGACGCTGTAAAAGTAGATGCAACACTTCACACTATCTACACTGTCGTACTATTTTTCTTTGCAATTTGTATGTGGTGGCCACTTGTAAACAAGCTAGAAGATGAATATCAATTACACGGCTTGAAGAAAATCGGCTACATCTTTGCTGATGGAATTCTTTTAACACCTGCTTGTGCTTTAATTATATTTGCGAGTTCAGGTTTATATTTAACATACAGTGACCCTCAAATGTGGTTAGATGCTATGGCGTTGTGTGTACCTGCTGGGGTTCTAGATGGGTTGTCTATTACTGGACCTGAATTATTCCACTCAATGGGAATTGTAGAAGATCAGCGTACGGGTGGAGTAATCATGAAGGTTCTGCAAGAAATTATTTATGGTGTTGTACTAGGACAAGTTTTCTTTGCTTGGGCAAAGAAAGAGAGAGAAAAAGATGAAGTTTATCCAGATCAACTAGCCTAG
- the ctaF gene encoding cytochrome c oxidase subunit IVB, with translation MGNHVETGNPTVDYEYRRRKNREDMKHQVISFALMIFLTFVAFAAVYFEMSEWFIIPTILLLAVIQVIFQLYYFMHMSHKGHEAVSLFLYSGVLVGFITVLAFMTIVWI, from the coding sequence ATGGGAAATCATGTTGAAACAGGTAACCCGACCGTTGATTATGAATATCGTCGTCGTAAAAATCGCGAAGATATGAAGCATCAAGTTATTTCCTTCGCATTAATGATTTTCTTAACGTTTGTTGCGTTTGCTGCAGTATACTTTGAAATGTCTGAGTGGTTTATCATTCCGACTATTCTATTACTTGCAGTAATCCAAGTAATATTCCAATTATATTATTTCATGCACATGAGCCATAAAGGACATGAAGCTGTCTCGTTGTTCTTGTACTCAGGTGTGTTAGTTGGATTTATTACTGTATTAGCGTTTATGACAATCGTTTGGATTTAA
- a CDS encoding DUF420 domain-containing protein produces MPEYIPILPTISTFFILASGIAVAIGWWQISKRKFQQHEKTMMVAGVLALIFFITYLSRTILIGNTQFGGPDGIKLFYTVFLVFHIILATIGGVLGLFSLFSGYKKRMERHRKLGPLTSIVWFGTTVTGVTVYFLLYWMFPGGETTSVFRAILGY; encoded by the coding sequence ATGCCTGAATATATTCCAATTTTGCCGACTATCAGTACCTTTTTTATTCTTGCATCCGGTATTGCCGTGGCAATCGGATGGTGGCAAATTAGTAAAAGAAAGTTTCAACAGCATGAAAAAACAATGATGGTTGCTGGTGTACTAGCGCTAATTTTCTTTATTACTTACTTAAGTAGAACCATTCTAATAGGAAATACACAATTTGGGGGACCAGATGGAATAAAGCTATTTTATACTGTTTTCTTAGTTTTCCATATTATATTGGCCACTATTGGTGGTGTGCTTGGTCTATTTTCGTTATTCTCTGGCTATAAAAAGAGAATGGAAAGACACCGTAAACTTGGACCACTTACTAGCATTGTCTGGTTTGGTACTACTGTTACAGGTGTCACAGTTTATTTCCTGTTATATTGGATGTTTCCAGGTGGAGAAACAACTTCCGTTTTTCGAGCAATACTTGGTTATTAA
- the ctaD gene encoding cytochrome c oxidase subunit I, with amino-acid sequence MSTIAQKKGFGATLWDYLTTVDHKKIAILYLIAGGFFFVVGGIEALLIRIQLAIPNNDFLSAGLYNEVLTMHGTTMIFLAAMPLLFAFMNAVVPLQIGARDVAFPFLNSLGFWLFFFGGVFLNLSWFLGGAPDAGWTSYASLALESPGHGIDFYVLGVQISGAGTLIAGINFLVTIINMRAPGMTYMRMPLFTWTTFVASALILFAFPPLTVGLFLMLFDRMFGSNFFVVEAGGNTIIWEHMFWIFGHPEVYILILPAFGIFSEILPVFARKRLFGYSSMVFATVLIGFLGFMVWAHHMFTVGLGDIANAIFAVATMAIAVPTGIKIFNWIFTIWGGSIKFTTPMLYALAFIPSFVAGGVTGIMNAAAPADYQFHDSYFVVAHFHYVIVGGVVLALFAGAHFYWPTMFGTMLNETLGKITFWLFLIGFHATFFIQHFLGLMGMPRRVYTFLDGQGWDLFNAISSIGAAFMGIAVIIMLINVVKTQVDNVQVGMDPWEDGRTLEWAIPSPPPFYNFKQLPLVRGLDTWWIEKMEGKKEYTPAEPIGDIHMPNNSFIPFMTSLGLFIAAFGAMYQADRLEDGTRVHEWAIPVLVIGMLITLLSMLTRSLKDDHGYHIHKEDLLEDDDKGGKAQ; translated from the coding sequence GTGAGCACGATTGCGCAAAAGAAAGGCTTCGGCGCAACTCTATGGGACTACTTAACCACAGTAGATCATAAGAAGATTGCCATTCTCTACTTAATAGCAGGTGGATTCTTCTTTGTTGTAGGGGGAATTGAAGCTTTATTAATTCGTATTCAGTTAGCAATCCCTAATAATGATTTCTTATCAGCTGGATTGTATAACGAAGTATTAACCATGCATGGGACTACCATGATTTTCTTGGCAGCCATGCCATTATTATTCGCTTTTATGAACGCGGTTGTTCCTTTACAAATAGGAGCACGTGATGTTGCGTTTCCATTCCTAAATTCTTTAGGTTTCTGGTTATTCTTCTTTGGAGGAGTATTCTTAAACTTATCTTGGTTCTTAGGTGGAGCTCCGGATGCAGGATGGACATCATATGCATCACTTGCACTTGAATCTCCAGGTCATGGAATTGACTTCTATGTTCTTGGAGTACAGATTTCAGGAGCTGGTACCTTAATTGCCGGGATTAACTTCCTTGTAACAATTATTAACATGCGTGCTCCAGGTATGACATACATGCGTATGCCTCTATTTACTTGGACGACATTTGTTGCATCAGCATTAATTTTATTTGCGTTCCCTCCATTAACAGTAGGTTTATTCTTAATGTTATTTGACCGTATGTTTGGCTCTAACTTCTTTGTAGTTGAGGCTGGAGGAAATACAATCATCTGGGAGCACATGTTCTGGATTTTTGGTCACCCTGAAGTGTATATCTTGATTTTGCCAGCTTTCGGTATTTTCTCTGAAATTTTACCTGTATTTGCTCGTAAACGTTTGTTTGGATATTCATCCATGGTATTCGCAACTGTACTAATCGGTTTCTTAGGATTCATGGTTTGGGCTCACCACATGTTTACAGTAGGTTTAGGTGATATTGCTAATGCTATCTTTGCTGTAGCGACGATGGCGATTGCTGTTCCAACAGGTATTAAGATTTTTAACTGGATCTTTACGATCTGGGGAGGAAGTATTAAATTTACGACGCCAATGCTTTATGCTTTAGCATTTATTCCTTCATTCGTTGCAGGGGGAGTTACAGGTATCATGAATGCTGCTGCACCTGCAGATTACCAGTTCCATGATAGTTACTTTGTAGTAGCTCACTTCCACTATGTAATTGTAGGTGGAGTAGTACTAGCATTATTTGCTGGAGCTCACTTCTACTGGCCAACAATGTTTGGAACAATGCTAAACGAAACATTAGGTAAGATTACTTTCTGGTTATTTCTAATTGGTTTCCATGCAACATTCTTTATTCAACATTTCCTTGGATTAATGGGTATGCCACGCCGTGTCTACACGTTCTTAGATGGGCAAGGATGGGATTTATTTAATGCCATTTCTTCCATTGGTGCCGCATTCATGGGAATAGCAGTTATTATCATGTTAATTAACGTGGTAAAAACGCAAGTGGATAATGTTCAAGTTGGTATGGATCCTTGGGAAGATGGACGTACGTTGGAATGGGCAATTCCATCTCCACCGCCGTTCTATAACTTTAAACAGCTTCCTTTAGTAAGAGGTTTAGATACTTGGTGGATTGAGAAGATGGAAGGTAAGAAAGAGTATACTCCAGCGGAACCTATTGGAGATATTCATATGCCGAATAATTCATTCATTCCGTTTATGACATCTCTTGGTTTGTTCATTGCTGCTTTTGGAGCTATGTATCAAGCAGATCGTTTAGAAGATGGTACTAGAGTACACGAGTGGGCAATTCCGGTGTTAGTTATCGGTATGTTAATTACTTTATTGTCTATGTTAACTCGTTCACTTAAAGATGATCATGGTTACCATATCCATAAAGAAGACCTTCTAGAAGATGACGATAAAGGAGGGAAGGCACAATGA
- a CDS encoding COX15/CtaA family protein produces the protein MNNFSKPSPSKIPMNILKVISVLTSLVMLAVLLGGALVTKTGSGMGCGRSWPLCHGQLIPDSFPIDTIIELAHRIVSTSAGILIIVMAVLSWKLIGHIRETKPLALISFIFVVIQGLIGAAAVVWPQSDFVLAAHFGISLISLASVVLLTLLVFEVDKKFNVSAIKIPRKLWIHTIGVTIYSYIVVYTGALVRHTEASLVCSGWPLCRNGEYILPENMVEWIQMGHRTAAGLIFVWILYIFLYVLRNHRHVKVFFYGWMIAFILVALQALSGMLVVVTGLNLFIALAHALFVSLLFALLAYLIMVKWRAIKE, from the coding sequence ATGAATAATTTCAGCAAACCAAGCCCAAGTAAAATACCAATGAATATATTAAAAGTAATCTCTGTTCTGACTAGCCTTGTCATGCTTGCGGTACTTTTAGGAGGTGCCCTAGTTACCAAAACAGGTTCTGGAATGGGCTGCGGAAGGTCTTGGCCACTATGCCACGGGCAACTAATTCCCGATAGTTTTCCTATTGATACCATTATTGAATTGGCACACAGAATCGTGTCTACTAGTGCAGGAATCTTAATTATAGTAATGGCAGTTTTATCTTGGAAACTAATAGGTCATATTAGAGAAACAAAACCTTTGGCACTTATTTCATTTATATTTGTTGTTATTCAAGGCTTAATTGGAGCTGCAGCTGTTGTTTGGCCTCAAAGTGATTTTGTTTTAGCTGCCCACTTTGGGATTTCTCTTATTTCTTTAGCATCTGTCGTACTTCTAACATTATTAGTTTTTGAAGTAGATAAGAAGTTCAATGTATCAGCTATTAAGATACCTCGTAAGCTTTGGATTCATACGATTGGCGTAACCATATATAGTTACATCGTTGTATATACTGGAGCGTTAGTAAGACACACAGAAGCAAGTCTAGTTTGTTCCGGTTGGCCTTTGTGTCGTAATGGTGAGTATATCTTACCGGAAAACATGGTCGAATGGATTCAAATGGGACACAGAACGGCAGCCGGACTAATCTTTGTTTGGATTCTTTACATTTTCCTATATGTCCTTAGAAATCATCGACATGTTAAGGTATTTTTCTATGGATGGATGATTGCGTTTATATTAGTAGCATTACAAGCACTATCTGGTATGTTAGTGGTTGTAACAGGATTAAATTTATTCATTGCATTGGCGCATGCATTGTTCGTTTCATTACTATTCGCCTTACTTGCCTACCTAATCATGGTTAAATGGAGAGCGATAAAAGAGTAA
- the coxB gene encoding cytochrome c oxidase subunit II, with the protein MKWLSKWRVFSLVAMLALVLSGCGEAFISTLRPAGEVAQEQYDLMILSTVIMVLVIVVVTVLYLIAIVRFRRKDENYIPKQVEGSHTLEIVWTVIPIILLLILTVPTVGLTFYLADTSAIEQTNEEGKYDELVVNVRANLYWWEFEYPNEEIITSQDLVVPTDRRVYFQIKASDVKHSFWIPAVGGKMDTNVDNVNKFWLVFDNNSANEVDNIFYGKCAELCGPSHALMDFKVKALPQAEFDQWVADMQNAEEVVPTSDLALQGQEIFNQSCIGCHAVSPKDEKPETARIAPNLANFAERERVAGVLEHNEESIKKWLKDPEEWKPGNLMTDSYDELNDQELDALTAYLMSLKVQDQQ; encoded by the coding sequence ATGAAATGGCTATCAAAATGGCGTGTGTTCTCGTTAGTTGCGATGTTGGCATTAGTCCTATCCGGATGTGGAGAAGCGTTTATCTCTACACTTCGACCAGCTGGAGAAGTCGCTCAAGAACAGTACGACTTGATGATTCTAAGTACCGTTATAATGGTTCTTGTCATCGTTGTTGTAACCGTTTTATATCTAATTGCGATTGTTCGCTTTAGAAGAAAAGATGAGAATTACATACCGAAACAAGTAGAGGGGAGCCATACGTTAGAGATCGTATGGACAGTTATTCCAATCATTTTACTACTTATTTTAACAGTTCCGACTGTAGGGTTAACGTTCTATTTAGCTGATACTTCAGCAATTGAACAAACGAATGAAGAGGGAAAGTATGACGAGTTAGTTGTAAACGTTCGTGCTAACTTGTATTGGTGGGAGTTTGAATATCCAAACGAAGAAATCATTACAAGTCAAGACTTGGTAGTTCCAACCGATCGTCGTGTTTACTTCCAAATTAAAGCATCTGATGTAAAACATTCCTTCTGGATTCCTGCTGTTGGAGGAAAGATGGATACAAACGTTGATAACGTAAACAAGTTTTGGTTAGTGTTTGACAACAACAGTGCAAATGAAGTAGACAACATTTTCTATGGAAAATGTGCTGAGTTATGTGGTCCTTCTCATGCTCTAATGGACTTTAAAGTTAAAGCGCTACCACAAGCAGAATTTGATCAATGGGTAGCAGATATGCAAAATGCTGAAGAAGTAGTTCCAACTTCTGACTTAGCATTACAAGGTCAAGAAATTTTCAATCAATCATGTATCGGATGTCACGCAGTGTCTCCAAAAGATGAAAAGCCAGAAACTGCACGTATTGCACCTAACTTAGCAAACTTTGCTGAGCGCGAACGCGTTGCGGGAGTTCTTGAACATAACGAAGAGTCAATTAAGAAATGGTTGAAAGACCCTGAGGAATGGAAACCAGGTAACTTAATGACAGATTCTTATGACGAACTAAATGACCAAGAGCTTGATGCGTTAACGGCTTATTTAATGAGTTTGAAAGTACAGGATCAACAATAG
- the ytvI gene encoding sporulation integral membrane protein YtvI: MSAYLTKKNLIITVAVLLTILLLWIILPVSVPLISALVTAFFLEPIVRILTDKWTKRRNLSVVITFLLFTLILAFSLYFISTKLITEAVNFIDQAPRYMNQLSILWQTYEREFTNAAENLPKEVVDTITGQIDNLLASIQSSISNTLNIQKVTALLAYIPNYLVSILVYLIALFLFMVDLPRLKMSIFQHLTEKTADKVNFMTSRLNYVIFGFLKAQFLVSIIIFVVSLIGLLFIAPEIAILMSIIIWIIDFIPLLGSIIILAPWSLLELINGNSTLAAQLAVLAVILLIIRRTVEPKVMGSHIGLSPLATLIAMYLGLKIIGVLGFVVGPLIIIIWNSAKEAGIIKWNFKI; this comes from the coding sequence TTGTCTGCATATTTGACAAAAAAGAACCTAATCATTACCGTAGCTGTTCTATTAACCATTCTTCTTCTTTGGATTATACTTCCTGTTTCTGTGCCGTTAATCTCAGCTCTCGTTACCGCTTTCTTTCTAGAGCCAATTGTGCGGATACTTACAGATAAATGGACGAAAAGAAGAAACTTATCTGTAGTTATAACCTTCTTACTATTTACATTAATATTAGCTTTCTCTCTGTACTTTATTTCAACCAAATTAATTACAGAAGCAGTTAATTTTATTGATCAAGCGCCTCGATATATGAATCAACTCTCTATTCTCTGGCAAACATATGAACGTGAATTTACAAATGCTGCGGAAAACTTGCCTAAAGAAGTTGTAGACACCATTACGGGTCAAATTGACAACTTATTGGCATCCATTCAATCTAGCATTTCTAATACGTTAAATATTCAAAAAGTGACTGCTTTGTTAGCATACATACCTAACTATTTAGTTAGTATCTTAGTTTATTTAATAGCATTATTTTTATTTATGGTGGACCTTCCTAGGCTAAAAATGAGTATCTTCCAACATCTGACGGAAAAAACAGCAGACAAAGTTAATTTTATGACCTCCCGTCTTAATTATGTCATTTTTGGTTTCTTAAAAGCTCAATTCCTAGTAAGTATCATTATTTTCGTTGTATCCCTTATTGGGCTACTATTTATTGCACCGGAAATAGCCATACTAATGTCGATTATTATTTGGATTATTGATTTTATTCCATTATTAGGTTCTATCATTATTTTAGCTCCATGGTCCTTATTGGAATTAATAAATGGTAACTCTACATTAGCTGCACAACTAGCTGTTTTGGCAGTAATCCTATTGATTATTCGTCGAACAGTAGAACCAAAAGTTATGGGTTCACACATTGGATTATCTCCTCTAGCAACATTAATTGCTATGTACTTAGGTTTAAAGATTATCGGAGTGTTAGGCTTTGTTGTCGGTCCATTAATTATTATCATTTGGAACTCTGCTAAAGAAGCTGGCATTATTAAGTGGAATTTTAAAATCTAA
- a CDS encoding cytochrome (ubi)quinol oxidase subunit III: MNVEEKFTVKTWPSSPEKATLEAKNKFLGFWFFLGGETVLFASLFATYLALKDSVPSESHKLAKDIFDIELVFIATMLLLFSSLTSVYAMYHMKNYHFKRMQAWLAITVLLGLAFLVLEIYEFYHYVHHYDHTFTSSAFGSAFYTLVGFHGAHVVFGLLWISTLMIRNAKRGLNLYNAPKFYVASLYWHFIDVVWVFIFTVVYLMGMVG, from the coding sequence ATGAACGTAGAAGAAAAATTTACCGTTAAAACGTGGCCTTCTTCTCCTGAAAAGGCGACGCTAGAAGCAAAGAATAAATTCTTAGGTTTCTGGTTCTTCCTTGGTGGAGAAACAGTACTATTTGCATCATTATTTGCAACGTATTTAGCTTTAAAAGATAGTGTTCCAAGTGAGTCACATAAACTTGCAAAAGATATTTTTGATATCGAGTTAGTTTTCATCGCTACGATGCTACTTTTATTTAGTTCTTTAACATCTGTTTATGCGATGTATCATATGAAGAACTACCACTTTAAGCGCATGCAAGCATGGCTAGCTATTACTGTCTTACTAGGCTTAGCTTTCTTGGTTCTTGAAATTTATGAGTTCTATCATTATGTACATCACTATGATCATACATTTACATCAAGTGCCTTCGGATCTGCTTTCTACACGTTAGTTGGCTTCCATGGTGCCCACGTAGTGTTTGGATTATTATGGATTAGTACGTTAATGATTAGAAATGCTAAACGTGGTTTAAACTTATACAATGCTCCGAAGTTCTATGTTGCTTCTTTATACTGGCACTTTATCGACGTTGTATGGGTATTTATCTTTACAGTAGTATACTTAATGGGAATGGTGGGATAA
- a CDS encoding YugN family protein, which produces MKFENTGLEQLKSEIERLDEVMHHHGLVRAGQWDYERVTYDRKFELKGDVYYLRVFGHAVEGDVGAHTAIIQLMTPLLGKHYYPHGVEYGEGENFPSSLVKQCEKLLADIKKEVEHFAH; this is translated from the coding sequence ATGAAATTTGAAAATACAGGATTAGAGCAATTAAAATCCGAAATTGAACGATTAGACGAAGTGATGCACCATCATGGTCTAGTTCGTGCGGGTCAATGGGATTATGAACGAGTTACATATGACAGAAAGTTTGAATTAAAAGGGGATGTATATTACCTTCGCGTCTTTGGCCACGCAGTTGAAGGAGATGTTGGTGCTCATACTGCAATTATTCAACTAATGACACCATTATTAGGAAAGCATTATTACCCTCACGGAGTAGAATATGGTGAAGGTGAAAACTTCCCTTCTAGTTTAGTAAAGCAATGTGAAAAACTTCTTGCTGATATTAAAAAAGAAGTAGAACACTTTGCTCATTAA
- the cyoE gene encoding heme o synthase codes for MSNSRIASHTSENNGSTILTMKDFLALIKVGIINSNLITTFTGLWLAITLTQTSFLSSLDVVFLTLVGSALVIGGAASLNNYIDRDIDPLMERTKERPTVTGKASPGKVLTIGIVLTVLGASMLFAVNITTGLIGLFGSFAYVGLYTLWSKRYTVHNTVVGSISGAVPPLIGWAAIDPGLHPLAWMLFLLMFVWQPPHFYALAMRRVEEYRAAGVPMLPVVKGFHVTKIHIIVWVALLLPLPFFMGEIGIGFQILATLLNIGWLVLGLSYKRFKEDVKWATLMFVYSLNYLTILFVSMVIFTMI; via the coding sequence ATGTCGAATAGCCGAATTGCTTCTCATACATCTGAAAACAACGGTTCGACGATTCTTACAATGAAAGACTTCCTAGCACTTATCAAAGTAGGAATAATTAACTCAAATTTAATTACTACGTTTACAGGCTTATGGCTTGCTATTACATTAACACAAACAAGCTTTTTGTCTTCGCTAGATGTCGTTTTTTTAACCTTGGTGGGATCGGCATTAGTCATTGGAGGAGCTGCTAGCTTAAACAACTATATTGATCGTGATATAGATCCTCTTATGGAACGTACAAAAGAAAGACCAACTGTAACAGGTAAAGCTAGTCCTGGAAAAGTATTGACGATTGGAATTGTTTTAACTGTGTTAGGTGCTTCTATGCTCTTTGCAGTAAATATAACAACAGGGCTTATTGGATTATTTGGCTCTTTTGCTTATGTAGGCCTATATACTTTATGGTCTAAGCGATATACTGTTCATAATACAGTTGTTGGATCTATCTCTGGGGCAGTTCCGCCGTTAATTGGCTGGGCAGCAATTGATCCTGGATTACATCCGTTAGCTTGGATGTTATTTCTTTTAATGTTTGTGTGGCAGCCACCACATTTCTATGCTTTAGCTATGAGAAGAGTGGAAGAATATAGAGCTGCTGGCGTACCTATGTTACCAGTAGTCAAAGGATTCCACGTAACAAAAATTCATATCATCGTATGGGTAGCGCTATTATTACCATTACCATTCTTTATGGGAGAGATTGGAATCGGTTTTCAAATCCTAGCAACCCTTCTTAACATTGGATGGTTAGTCTTAGGTTTAAGTTATAAACGTTTTAAGGAAGATGTAAAATGGGCAACATTAATGTTTGTCTACTCTTTAAACTATTTAACTATCCTTTTTGTTTCTATGGTGATCTTCACAATGATTTAA
- a CDS encoding IS3 family transposase (programmed frameshift) produces MSQFSKEQKLLAVYRYQTENVSYRSLSKELGIDPSVLRHWVALVHYHGDTAFSFPYTNYSSAFKLKVIKSVKGLDYSIRKAAAIFQIPDPSMVRKWIRKWESQGSQAFQEEVRLVDMTKSKNTKQDKQSNPSIEELQKELDYLRMENAYLKKLKGLSSGKITKEMKAKVIYELRHEFPVKDLVKVARISRSTYYFIVKCWQRKDPDRKWKRRIKFIYKKHKGRLGYRRITDILQEKGHCINKKKVYRIMGDLGLRCIVRMKKYQSYISGFGKASENILNRNFHASKPNQKWVTDITEFKLFGQKLYFSPILDLFNGEIISYTLQTRPTYDLVEDMMLQALTRKKTSDDLLIHSDQGWHYRMPQYRRLLKDHNITQSMSRKGNCYDNAVIENFFGIFKSEFIQLEQFESVEHFIHELENYIFYYNNLRIKSKLNRKSPVAYRRNYEQAA; encoded by the exons TTGTCCCAATTTTCTAAAGAACAAAAGTTACTTGCTGTTTATCGATATCAAACTGAAAATGTAAGTTATCGCTCGTTATCCAAAGAACTAGGAATTGATCCTTCGGTCCTTCGACATTGGGTGGCATTAGTTCACTATCATGGAGATACTGCGTTTTCCTTTCCCTATACAAACTATTCTTCAGCCTTTAAACTAAAAGTAATTAAATCCGTTAAAGGCTTGGACTATTCTATTAGGAAAGCAGCTGCTATTTTTCAAATTCCTGATCCTTCTATGGTGCGTAAATGGATTAGGAAGTGGGAAAGTCAAGGATCCCAAGCCTTTCAAGAAGAAGTGAGGCTAGTAGACATGACCAAATCAAAAAATACCAAACAAGATAAACAATCAAATCCATCAATAGAAGAACTTCAAAAAGAACTGGATTATCTGAGAATGGAAAATGCTTATTTAAAAAAGTTGAAAG GCCTTAGTTCAGGAAAAATCACCAAAGAAATGAAAGCCAAGGTAATATATGAACTAAGGCATGAATTCCCCGTTAAAGACCTAGTTAAAGTAGCTAGAATTTCAAGAAGCACTTACTATTTCATTGTGAAGTGTTGGCAAAGAAAAGATCCTGATCGAAAATGGAAACGACGCATTAAATTCATCTATAAAAAACATAAAGGTCGATTAGGATATAGACGAATTACAGACATTCTCCAAGAAAAGGGTCACTGTATAAACAAAAAGAAAGTCTATCGTATCATGGGTGATTTGGGGTTACGCTGTATAGTAAGAATGAAAAAATATCAATCGTACATCAGTGGGTTCGGAAAAGCTTCTGAAAACATATTAAATCGTAATTTCCATGCCTCAAAGCCCAATCAAAAATGGGTGACAGATATTACGGAATTTAAACTATTTGGACAGAAACTATATTTCTCACCTATATTAGATTTATTTAATGGTGAGATTATTTCCTATACCCTTCAAACAAGACCGACATACGATCTAGTAGAAGATATGATGCTCCAAGCCCTTACTCGTAAAAAAACAAGTGATGATTTATTAATTCACTCAGATCAGGGGTGGCATTATCGAATGCCCCAATATCGTCGATTATTGAAAGATCACAATATCACCCAAAGTATGTCTAGAAAAGGAAACTGTTACGATAACGCAGTTATAGAGAACTTCTTTGGGATATTTAAATCAGAATTTATACAGTTAGAACAATTTGAGAGTGTAGAGCACTTCATACATGAATTAGAAAATTACATTTTTTACTACAATAACTTAAGAATTAAATCGAAACTAAATAGAAAAAGCCCAGTTGCCTATAGAAGAAATTATGAGCAAGCTGCTTAA